One Solanum lycopersicum chromosome 4, SLM_r2.1 DNA window includes the following coding sequences:
- the LOC101258063 gene encoding uncharacterized protein has protein sequence MAYQHYRSPFGDTTYTKVFVGGLAWETPTDVMRRYFEQFGEILEAVIITDKNTGKSKGYGFVTYRDPESARRACDNPNPVIDGRRANCNIASLGRPRPSPPRGRGQGGNPYQGGGIPQGASSSSYSGVAGGAAAPLPLHPPPATPMIYSPYGYATYPPDYYHQAAGMYNPGTYQQAAAAAHYYQQMYGSSSSPSPAYYYGYSMQGSRGTFSAATQRFQSPTASYLYYPTTTAHHLPADAASFTPPPPPLLQHPPHAATTRLQFPSPTTESQNPQQTSEDTTEVGAVTTESPNT, from the exons ATGGCGTATCAACATTATCGATCACCATTTGGGGACACAACTTACACCAAAGTTTTTGTTGGTGGATTAGCATGGGAAACTCCAACAGATGTAATGCGCCGGTATTTCGAGCAATTCGGAGAGATTCTTGAAGCTGTCATTATCACAGATAAAAACACTGGCAAATCTAAAGGATATGGCTTT GTAACTTATCGTGATCCGGAATCTGCAAGACGGGCTTGTGATAACCCGAATCCGGTAATTGATGGAAGAAGAGCTAACTGTAACATCGCTTCTCTTGGACGGCCTCGTCCTTCACCACCTCGAG gtaGGGGACAAGGAGGGAATCCTTATCAAGGAGGGGGAATTCCACAAGgggcatcatcatcatcttacAGTGGGGTGGCAGGAGGAGCAGCAGCACCATTACCATTACATCCACCACCTGCAACTCCTATGATATATTCACCATATGG GTATGCAACGTACCCTCCTGATTATTACCATCAA GCTGCGGGGATGTACAATCCAGGGACGTACCAGcaagcagcagcagcagcacaTTATTATCAGCAAATGTATGGAAGTTCATCATCACCATCTCCAGCATATTATTACGGATATTCGATGCAGGGATCAAGGGGAACATTTTCTGCAGCTACTCAACGCTTTCAAAGCCCAACTGCTTCTTATCTTTATTATCCTACTACTACTGCTCATCACTTGCCAGCTGATGCTGCCTCTTTTACTCCCCCGCCTCCACCTCTACTCCAACACCCTCCTCATGCTGCAACTACAAGGCTTCAGTTTCCTTCTCCTACTACTG